The window CACGGCTTGAGACGGCGGTATACGTGCCCCAGGATGATCAGGGGGGCATATCGGTGTACCCCTATAGGGTGGCCGCGGGGGTTCCCGGAGAATTTCACTGTATCATGAATATGAACCAGGAGGATGTAACGGTAACCACCGGCGGGTTGGATTTTCTTCGGGAGGACCAGATCCGGCTGGTAGAGGGTACCTTGTACAGGAATCTGACCGAGGATTTTTTGCATCTCTACCAGCAATCGGGGCGGCGGGTCAGGATTACCTGTTCCCGGGAAAATCACCAGGGCCACCGGCTTCCGGCGGGTATGTTCATTGCCCAGGATCGGATTAGCAACACAACCTGGGGTAGCACCAGCCTGATGGATCGTACGGTGTATGAACCGGAGTACCGGGGGGTGGAGCGGTGGAAACACATGCAAATCCCCCTGAATCCCCTCAGCCCCGCCCCCAGGGCAACCCTCCATGGGCGGCTGACCCAGGACAGGGTTGATGCGGGGGCTGGTGGGGTGTTTTGGGTGTCCAATGCCCAGCTGGAGCTCTTCGGCCAGTGTCCCCTGGCATATCTCATTCGATACGGCCTGGGGGTTGATCAGGATGACTGGGCGGCTGAGGTTGAGAGCCCGCGCATCGAAGGCATGCTCTACCATCAGGTCTTTGAGGAGTTTTTTGACTGGTTGCGCCGGGAGGATCACGGCATTATCGATGCTGGGCGACTAGAATCCCATTACCTTCCCAAGGTAACGGCCCTGGCCCGGGAGGTACTGAGAGGCGGCATGGCACCGGGGCTGGCTCGGTTGCTGGAGCAGGCATTTCTCCAGACCTGTCAGGAGGTGCTTACCCAGGATGTGCTACGCTTTGACCGCTTCCGGGTTGCCCAACCCGAGGCTGAGTGGAAGCGGCTGACCTCCCTTGGGATTGTCGATGATCGCCTCGCCCTGGGGCTTTCCGGTAGGATAGACGCGGTATTGCTTCATCCCAAAACCGGGCAGGCTGTGGTGGTGGATTATAAGCGCAGCGTAAACGGGTACACCATGGGAAAGATCAAGGGTAGCCTCCTGGAGGATGCCGTCCCCGGGGGCTCACCGGGGGATGGTAGCCCAGGGGATGGTACCCCGGCGGGGGCAGATGAATCCGGCAATTTCGGCAATGCAGACGGCTCCGGGGAATCCGAGGGGAGTATGCAGCTGCCCTTGTACGCTCTCCTGGTTGCTCCCCCGGAGGAATTGGTTCAGCCCAGGGGGGTGGTGAGCCCCCGGGTCTACCGCAGCAAGAGTGACGGGGATCAGGATGCAATAAAGGATGTCTGCGCCCTGGTGTACCTGGGTTTCCGGGGGGACAAGCGCTACCGGCTGGTGTACGACCGGTATCCCGGGGACGGTCAGGCCACCATCCCCGTACTGGAGGATGAAAAATCCCCCTTTACCGGCAAGAAAGCCAACCAGCCCCTGGCGGGGCCGAAGGAGCTCGGGGTGCTGCAGGCGTACATTCTATCCCGCCTCGGTGATTTGCAAACCCGGATTGATAGGGGTGATTTTACTCCCAGCCGGGAAGGTGATTGCGGGGCGTGCAGGTTCAGGGGCGTTTGCCGGACCCGGTTCGGTTTGCAGTACGGCGCTGATCCGAGGCCGGGTCATACATCCGGCAGATCCGGCGTACCCGCCCCAGCACAGAATTCGCCTGGAACCAGTACCACGCCCAGGGGTGTACCGGGCAACGAGGGGGACCAGAATGAGCCGGTTTAATGACGATCAGATGGCAGCGGTGCAGCTTCGACGGAACGGGGTTTGTGCAGCCGGTGCTGGGGCTGGTAAGACGACGGTGCTGACCGAGCGCTTTTTAACCCTCCTTGCCCAGGAAGGGGTAGGGGTGGATCAAATATTGACCCTGACCTTCACAAGAAAAGCAAGCCAGGAAATGTACGAACGGATCTATCGCCAGCTCTCCAAGCGGAAGGATGAACATCCCGCATGGATGAAGGGATTTTTGGAGTTCGAACGGGGGCAGATCAGCACCCTGGATAGCTTTTGTACCCAGATAGTCCGTTCCGGTGCGCCGCGCTTTGGAATCCCTTCAAGTTTTACCGTGGATGAGGGGCGGCTGTTGAGTCTGGTTCACCAGGCGGTGCAGGGGTTTCTGTTGCATAACGGTGATGATCCGGTGATGCATAGGTGGGTTCAGGCCTTCGGTGTTCAGGGGGTAATCGACCAGGTTTTACAGCCCCTGGGAATGGAGCTGACCGTACCCGGGAATCTCGTATCCTCGGTGCCGGCGGCGGCAGAGGAAGATCTCCAGGCATTGGAAACCCAGTTGATCGGGTCCATTGACAGAATGGCGGAACAGGCCCGGGAGGCACGGAAGCTCCTGGAGCAGGGATACGAGGATCTAATCGCCCAAAACCCGGCGAAGGCGAAAAAACCCCCTGCTAATCTCCTGGAGAACATGGATTTTCTAGGTCAGATGGAGCAGTGGGAGGGAGCTGTATTGTTCCGGGACTGTCTTGAACCGGATTTTAGCTGGCCCGAGGTTCCCAAACCGGTGATGCGCCGGACGGGGTTTCCCGAGAGCCTTACGGCCGGTATTAAGGTCTACCGTGAGATTTGGGACAGTTACAAGGCTCTGCCGGGGATCATCCGGGTGCTGGTAAATAGAGGGGACCTGATTCATGTATCGGGGCTGTTGGAGGATCTGCGCCAGGAGATTGTGGCCCAGAAGCGTGCCCAGGGGATTTTGTCCTTCTCAGACCTCACTATTCTATCCATCGCCATCCTCCAGGAGGATACCGACCTGGCTGATTTTTACCGCCGGCGGTTTCGCTACATCATGATCGATGAGTTCCAGGATAACAACGACCTGCAGCGGAGGCTGTTATTTCTCCTGGCTGCTGAGCCCGGCTTTTCCGAGGACCGCATTCCCCGGGGTGACGAGATCCGTCAGGATGTCCTCTTTTTTGTGGGGGATGAAAAGCAGTCCATCTACCAGTTCAGGGGCGCGGATGTCCGGGTATTCAAACAGCTGAAGGAGGAGCTCGCCGGCGGCCAGATTATGCTTGGTACAAACTACCGCAGCCATCCTCAGTTGATCCGGTATTTTAATACCCTGTTCTCCCGGGTGTTTTCCCACCATCCCATGATGGACCCGGCCTACCAGGCCTTTGAGGCAGAGTTCCGTCCGATCCAATCCCGGCCGGATACCGATCAGGCGCCGCCTGGGCTGCTGGAGTTCTGGCTTCAGCCGGATTATCGATCATTTCCGGGGCCGGGTAGGGATTCCAGTGACGATCCCAGTGACGATCCCAGTGACGGTTCGGACGGAAGCGCCGAACCCCTATCGCCCGGGGAAACCGAGGCCCTGGCGGTCGCCAGAAGGATCACCCGGCTGATCCAGGAGAAAACCCCGGTTTGGGACAGGGATTTGCAGACCCTGCGACCGGTCCGATACGAGGATATCGGTATTCTGTACAAGTCCGGTTCCCGGCAGATGGACCTGGAACGGATGCTCAGGTATCACGGCATTCCCTACCGGCTTAAGCAGGTTCGGTCTCTGTTTCTGGATGCCCTGGCCCACGATTTCTACGCCATGCTTCAGCTGGTGGTGTATCCCACCGACACCGAGGCCTGGGCAGGCGCGTCCCGCAGCCCGTTTCTGAATCTATCCTACCAGGGCTTGGATGAACTCCTGGAATGGGTCCGGGCTCAAAAGCACATCCGGCCCCGTCAGCTCCTTTCCCAGGACACCCAACACGCCGCCATTCCCGAATTCTCCCAACCGGCCGACCGGCACAACTGGCAGAGCTTCCAGGCACTCTACGCCAGCCTTCTGGAAGCCGCAGACCTCAAGGAACCCGGCACCCTCGGGGACATCCTCTGGATTCAGGGCGGCTACAAGGGATTAGTCTGCAGCTCCCCGGGAAACCAGGTATTCCTGGAGCACTTTGATTTCTTCCGTGCCTATCTCCAGGCCCAGGCGGACCGACCCCTGGCGATAATTTTGAAGGATATCCGAAGCAACCTCGGCAGGTTTGAAAAAATCGACGAGCTGCCGGTACTGCTTCCCCAGGCCAGGGGAGTTTCCATCATGAGCGTTCATGCCAGCAAAGGCCTGGAATTCCCCGTGGTCATCCTCACCAACACCGGGGGAGGGAGTATGTCCGACCGGGCCGCCAGCCAGGCGGGTATTGTGACCAGGGACGGGGAAAACCGCCCCCGGCTTCTGCTCAACGGCGGATTTACCCAGGGCCAGGCGGAACGCAATCCCCATATTGAGGCCCTGGCCCGGCAGAAAACCTTTCAGGATGCCGCCGAACTGCGCAGGCTCTTCTACGTTGCCTGTACCCGTGCGGAGCACCATCTGTTCATCTTCGGTACTCACAATAGCCAAAACAAGGCCGGTCTTACCCAGGAAGAGTATTGGAGCGATCAAAACAACCAGAATCCCCGGCAGCCCAAGACCTTTTTAGCCCTCCTGTCCTGGGCCTACTTTGCCCGGGATGAATGGCCCTGGAAGCGTCAGGATACCGAGACCCCGCTGGAGGACCTAATTCCCCAGCAGTATAGGTTTTCAGACGGTTTGGTCTTCCATCGGATCGATCAGGTGACCCGTGAACAGTGGCAGAGGTACCGGCGGGATCTGTCGGCGTTTGTTTCTCAAGGTGATTCCAATGCCCTGGCATCCCGCATCCGTCGGTGGCAAACAAACCCGGCAGTGCGGACCACCACGGATATTCAGCAGAGTCTACGAAGCTCCTTCCCCGGGGATGACGCCGAGGATCTCCGGGACACCATTCTATCGCCCTGGGCCGAAGCGTCCCCCGTCCAGTCGAGCAGCCTTGGGGCCGGTAACACCAAGGATCGCCGGGAGGAACAGCAGTCCTGGGAGGGGGCTCAGATTGTAGGCAGTCTCAGCCACTGGTGCATTGAGGTTGGGATACGGACTGTCGTGGATAGTTTGGGACGTCTTGTACATCCGGGAATGTCGGGTGATTCCTTCATTGAGCGGACGGGCTTCACCTACGAACCCCCCGGCGAGCAGGATCTCATCCCCCGGTCCCTTGCCAGGGCATTACAGCAGTCCCGGGATCCAGAAGCGCTCTGGGAGGAGGGGTTGACCCTGGCTCGGAGATTTTTTGACGGCACCTTCTGGCAGGGGTTGGGACGACGCTCCGGAGTATATCTCTACCCGGAGCTTCCAGTGCTCTTTGCCGACCCCGGAACCGGTGAGGACCGGTCTACCCGCCGCCGGGAATCTCAAGGCCAATCGACCGACCCCGGGGCCGGCGGGGTAACCACGGTGAAGGGGTTTGTCCGGGGGATTATAGACTTGGTGGTGGATCTGCCGGATCAGCGGTTGGTGGTGGATTTTAAAACGGACCACCACCTGGTTCCGGAGCATTACCGGGTTCAGCTTGCCCTGTACTCCCAGGCTGCCCGTAATCTCCGGCTGCCGGGTTATCCGGACCGGGGAGGGAGCCGGGGTCTGCCCGGGGAGTCGGTCTCCCTGGGTGCCCGGCTCATCTCCCTGCGAAGCGGGGAGGTGTTTCCCCTGGACTGAGGTCCGGGGAGGCCGGATCTTGTTCTTCCGGGGGATCGGTTCTTAGAACACCAGGAGATTGCCCCCGTAGGTTAGCCCGGAGCCGAATCCTATGGTCAGGACTGTTTGGCCGCGCGTTAGAATCCCTTTAGAAATCATCTCGTCCAGAGCAATGGGAATGCTGGCGGCGCTGGTATTGGCGAAGCGGTCCATGTTCATGAAGAACTTTTCCTCCGGCCAGCCGGTGCGCTTACAGCTGGCTTCTATAATCCGGCGGTTTGCCTGGTGGGGGACTACGTGATCGATCTGGTCGAAGGTCAGGCCGTTAATCTCCAGGAGTTCTTTGATGGTGTCGATGATCGCCTGGACTGCAAAAATGTAGACCTGCCGCCCATTCATGGAAAGGTACAGCTCCTCTTCCGGGGTTTCGCCGGGCACGAAGGCCTTGCGGGTGCCCCCTGCCTTGCGGAGGAGATGCTCCACCCCGCTTCCCCGGGATCCCAGAACCGACCGCATGATCCGGGAGCTCGAGCCCTCGGGGCTGGGGCTGACCAGGGCGGCGCCTGCCCCGTCGCCGAAGAGTACGCAGGTGGACCGGTCCTTCCAGTTTACGATTTTACTGTACACCTCCGCGCCGATTACCAGGACGTTCCGAGCCGATCCTGATTCGACGTAATTCCGGGCGGTTTCCAAGGCATAAATGAATCCTGAGCAGGCGGCAACCATGTCCACCGCTCCGGCCTTTTCTATCCCAAGGCGGTCCTGAACAACGCAGGCCGTGGAGGGTAGGCCGATATAGTCGGGGGTCGAGGTTGCTAATAGGATCAGGTCTATGTCCTGGGGGTCGATGGCTTGACCGTCCGGGGATAACAGTGTTCCGCGTTCCAGAGCCGCCCGGGCCGCGTGGACGCCCAGATCGCTGGCGGCTTGTTCGGGCTCTGCAATTCGCCGTTCTCTGATGCCCGTGTGGCTGAAAATCCACTCATCCGAGGTGTCTACCACCTTGGCGAGGTCGTTGTTCGTCATTATCCGCCGGGGCAGATATGCGCCTAAACTTCTAATATAGGCATTCACTGTATGCTCCTTACCGTGCTTACTTCATGTCGGAGAGAATATTACTCCGGTTTTCCGCGTATTTCCGAATGAAGGTCTGGAAATCCTCTATGCGGATATCGCTGCTTATTGGACCGGGGAAGGTTTCTTTTGCTTGGTCAAAATTTTCTGCTGTAACGAAATGAGGAATCGGTGTTGCACCATGAAGGCGGTTTAGCCTCTGCAGGATGATGAACGCATCGGCCATATCTCCAAAGTACAGGGTTCCCTGTTCGTCTTCTCCGAAGCCGTACGCATAAATTGTATCGGTTATTTCTACCTCTGCAAAGGCGGTGCCCGAAACCGGTACGGCAACTGGCAGGTCAGGTATGGTGGCATCGGATAGAAGAATGTCCAAGGCCGCATCAACGGTGCCTTCGGCGGGATATTGACTGCGATTCTGGGTGTTGTTGGTGGGCCAGGGTGAATGGAAGGTTATATGCGCCACATCTCGGTATCCCCGGCGGTGGAGAATCCGGGCAAACTGGTACTGGTCAGGGTACCCAAGACCCTCCATCTGTTCGGTGTACATCCTCAGATCAACCTCCGGCATGGCCTGTTCCCGGGTGGTGTACGCCAAAACCGTTGAATCCGGATGATCTTCCAGGTACCCTGTCAGGGTGTCGGCCATAGCCAGGTCGGGTATGCCCGGTTCTAGGATCGTTCTGACCTTGGCTGGATCCTTCATGTCATCTTCGGAGGAAATTTCTGAGTAGTTCTGGCGGATGTTCAAGCCCAGGATCCGGAAGGATTGGGCCCTGGCGCTCTCCCTCTGGCGTACTACCCAGCCTGCTTTAAGAACCTCCAGGTATTCTTGGTATCCCCAGAGGGGCAGCCGGTTAAAAAGAAGCTCCTTGGCCTTCTCCTGGTCAAACTCCGGAGCGGATAGCAGGGCATCGATGGCGTCTTGATCCTCGGCGAGGAGAAAATACACACCCAAGACATCGGCTCCACCCTGATCCACCGCCTGGGGTAGGGTCTGGGCAAGGAAAAGAGGTTCCTCTTTCAGGCCGCCGAGTTCGCTGAGGTAGACTACATCATGGGTTTGCAATGCATCTATGAGGAAGTCCTGGGCGTTTTCTCCCCTGGTCCGGATTACCCGGGCATACTCCTGGGCGTTCTCAGGCTTCACCCCTGGTCGGAATACGCTGGGAGGGGTGAACCATCCGAAGGGATCAATAAAGACCAGGGCGGCAAAGATGATGAGTCCGATGACCGTCAGCCGATATTTGCTATTGCTCTTGGGTTGTGTCGGAGTTTTTTCCATGGCCAGTACTATATACTGGTTGTGGGGCTTGAATCCACCCGGAAATAATGTAATTATTGAATCAAATTCAGGAATACGCCTTCCCACGGGACAATCTTAGGGTGTATGGTCTGAAGGGTAAAAAAAAGCAGCTTGGTATGAAAATGTTTTTTTCTCCCAGCTGCCAAAGTTACCGTAAAATCTCCACCAAGAGGAGCTTACCATGATGTTACAAGGAAAAACCGCGGTTGTTACCGGGGGATCACGGGGTATCGGACGAGAAATCGTCCTGTCGTTTTTGCACCAGGGCGCAAGTATTTACTACTTGGACCTCCAGGAGGGGGAATACCTCGGGGAGTACCAGAAGCTTGCCCAGGAGCACGGTGCCCAGGCCTTCTTCAAAGAGGCCAATGTTGCCGATGAAGAGCGGGTAAACCAGGTGTTTGATGAGATAGCCAAAGAGGCCGGCAGCATCGATATTCTGGTGAATAACGCCGGTATTACCCGGGACACCCTGATATTCCGGATGAAAACCGAAGACTGGAAGTCGGTACTGGATGTGAATCTGTCCAGCGCCTTTTACTGCAGCCGGGCGGTGAGCCGTCAGATGATCAAACAGCGGGGCGGTTCGATTATTAATGTGGCTTCCATCGTCGGGGTGATTGGAAACGCCGGTCAAACCAATTACTCGGCATCCAAGGCAGGCCTCATCGGTCTGACCAAGAGTCTTGCCCGGGAGGTTGCAAGCCGGGGTGTACGGGTGAATG of the Spirochaeta lutea genome contains:
- a CDS encoding PD-(D/E)XK nuclease family protein, producing MIRETAERILSFWEEKPNGVVVFPSQVGVDYWARALISRFGMGTVRLDRVVSWDHFKEEVFRGDQSRRPANMLVRSLFAESFLAENARNPQLSRVLPREYAQDYQGFVQTLVRMVPGLGLLFSTGRMGDRSRELARAIRETTDPGLWADWQLLYRRYAQFLADHQYYEPRWLSTRNPECIFDYLIVFPQVLEDWAEYQGHLEGHPRIAIWDDKEYPAKGPSPGGDGISLEVFPNLAEEVGAVLDGVEQALEAGTAPEEMVLSLAGYESALDEVMREAERRGLPLRPRRGKSLSGFPGPGLFTLLAQWVWSQGSLEATQALLKHAQIPWLRPELGDRLLALGVQAGLGLTDFEGWSWAVSRLPLYTPEEIESGLPREIQDWLNRLRRAVQGLTGAGSFAKVQEHLEGFLRGFIDSQGWSAIAEAALQRSREVLNDLSRTEAELGLHVPGPFRFWLARLETAVYVPQDDQGGISVYPYRVAAGVPGEFHCIMNMNQEDVTVTTGGLDFLREDQIRLVEGTLYRNLTEDFLHLYQQSGRRVRITCSRENHQGHRLPAGMFIAQDRISNTTWGSTSLMDRTVYEPEYRGVERWKHMQIPLNPLSPAPRATLHGRLTQDRVDAGAGGVFWVSNAQLELFGQCPLAYLIRYGLGVDQDDWAAEVESPRIEGMLYHQVFEEFFDWLRREDHGIIDAGRLESHYLPKVTALAREVLRGGMAPGLARLLEQAFLQTCQEVLTQDVLRFDRFRVAQPEAEWKRLTSLGIVDDRLALGLSGRIDAVLLHPKTGQAVVVDYKRSVNGYTMGKIKGSLLEDAVPGGSPGDGSPGDGTPAGADESGNFGNADGSGESEGSMQLPLYALLVAPPEELVQPRGVVSPRVYRSKSDGDQDAIKDVCALVYLGFRGDKRYRLVYDRYPGDGQATIPVLEDEKSPFTGKKANQPLAGPKELGVLQAYILSRLGDLQTRIDRGDFTPSREGDCGACRFRGVCRTRFGLQYGADPRPGHTSGRSGVPAPAQNSPGTSTTPRGVPGNEGDQNEPV
- a CDS encoding UvrD-helicase domain-containing protein, giving the protein MSRFNDDQMAAVQLRRNGVCAAGAGAGKTTVLTERFLTLLAQEGVGVDQILTLTFTRKASQEMYERIYRQLSKRKDEHPAWMKGFLEFERGQISTLDSFCTQIVRSGAPRFGIPSSFTVDEGRLLSLVHQAVQGFLLHNGDDPVMHRWVQAFGVQGVIDQVLQPLGMELTVPGNLVSSVPAAAEEDLQALETQLIGSIDRMAEQAREARKLLEQGYEDLIAQNPAKAKKPPANLLENMDFLGQMEQWEGAVLFRDCLEPDFSWPEVPKPVMRRTGFPESLTAGIKVYREIWDSYKALPGIIRVLVNRGDLIHVSGLLEDLRQEIVAQKRAQGILSFSDLTILSIAILQEDTDLADFYRRRFRYIMIDEFQDNNDLQRRLLFLLAAEPGFSEDRIPRGDEIRQDVLFFVGDEKQSIYQFRGADVRVFKQLKEELAGGQIMLGTNYRSHPQLIRYFNTLFSRVFSHHPMMDPAYQAFEAEFRPIQSRPDTDQAPPGLLEFWLQPDYRSFPGPGRDSSDDPSDDPSDGSDGSAEPLSPGETEALAVARRITRLIQEKTPVWDRDLQTLRPVRYEDIGILYKSGSRQMDLERMLRYHGIPYRLKQVRSLFLDALAHDFYAMLQLVVYPTDTEAWAGASRSPFLNLSYQGLDELLEWVRAQKHIRPRQLLSQDTQHAAIPEFSQPADRHNWQSFQALYASLLEAADLKEPGTLGDILWIQGGYKGLVCSSPGNQVFLEHFDFFRAYLQAQADRPLAIILKDIRSNLGRFEKIDELPVLLPQARGVSIMSVHASKGLEFPVVILTNTGGGSMSDRAASQAGIVTRDGENRPRLLLNGGFTQGQAERNPHIEALARQKTFQDAAELRRLFYVACTRAEHHLFIFGTHNSQNKAGLTQEEYWSDQNNQNPRQPKTFLALLSWAYFARDEWPWKRQDTETPLEDLIPQQYRFSDGLVFHRIDQVTREQWQRYRRDLSAFVSQGDSNALASRIRRWQTNPAVRTTTDIQQSLRSSFPGDDAEDLRDTILSPWAEASPVQSSSLGAGNTKDRREEQQSWEGAQIVGSLSHWCIEVGIRTVVDSLGRLVHPGMSGDSFIERTGFTYEPPGEQDLIPRSLARALQQSRDPEALWEEGLTLARRFFDGTFWQGLGRRSGVYLYPELPVLFADPGTGEDRSTRRRESQGQSTDPGAGGVTTVKGFVRGIIDLVVDLPDQRLVVDFKTDHHLVPEHYRVQLALYSQAARNLRLPGYPDRGGSRGLPGESVSLGARLISLRSGEVFPLD
- a CDS encoding beta-ketoacyl-ACP synthase III, coding for MNAYIRSLGAYLPRRIMTNNDLAKVVDTSDEWIFSHTGIRERRIAEPEQAASDLGVHAARAALERGTLLSPDGQAIDPQDIDLILLATSTPDYIGLPSTACVVQDRLGIEKAGAVDMVAACSGFIYALETARNYVESGSARNVLVIGAEVYSKIVNWKDRSTCVLFGDGAGAALVSPSPEGSSSRIMRSVLGSRGSGVEHLLRKAGGTRKAFVPGETPEEELYLSMNGRQVYIFAVQAIIDTIKELLEINGLTFDQIDHVVPHQANRRIIEASCKRTGWPEEKFFMNMDRFANTSAASIPIALDEMISKGILTRGQTVLTIGFGSGLTYGGNLLVF
- the fabG gene encoding 3-oxoacyl-[acyl-carrier-protein] reductase, whose amino-acid sequence is MMLQGKTAVVTGGSRGIGREIVLSFLHQGASIYYLDLQEGEYLGEYQKLAQEHGAQAFFKEANVADEERVNQVFDEIAKEAGSIDILVNNAGITRDTLIFRMKTEDWKSVLDVNLSSAFYCSRAVSRQMIKQRGGSIINVASIVGVIGNAGQTNYSASKAGLIGLTKSLAREVASRGVRVNAVAPGFIVTPMTDKLNEEQKGALYSQIPLGRLGDPEEVAKVILFLASDLSSYVTGEVLKITGGLGM